AATTGAGTGAGAGCTCAATAAAGTTTTTTATTATCTTTCTTTcaaattttagggtttctaGTTCTTGGAGTAGGGGGCAGAAACTCACCTCTGCCAATTGATGCTTTTATTTTCTCCCTCATGCCTCCTCTAGAAGATTTGCTCACCACTAAATAGATGTCGACTACCATGGCTAGAGATCTTTCTGCCATGTCTATAAGACAAGACCAACTCTACTCCCAGATGGATGTTAGCAACAACAACCTTACTGCAGTTCTTGCTAGTTTAATAGACAAGGTAAATGATATCTTTGTCTAGGAACCTTTCAATTAAAAAGTTTTGATGACTCATACccactaagagcatctccaatgcatgattgctagttgggttgcttaaacactATTCTGGTGGGTCCAAACTGCCACATAAGATTTAAGCAATCCAAGCAGAATTCTCTCGAACCACGGttgtttattttacttttggttggGTCACATTATTCctcatatattttatatttatattatttcaaggttATGACACTATTCAAGTTaataaatgaaagagaaaatataattttttagtcaaaaagcaagaaaaaagagaataagcaatcgttgcttaaatttaatcAACCAGACTGCAatgtcatgatttttttttgtgacaATACTGCAATGTCATGTTGCACCAATGGTGCTCCAAAATtagcaacgttgcttaagtgCTCCAACTGAATTAAGCAACcctcattggagatgctctaagtagACTGAGTGTTTTCAAGCTGGCCAATATTTTCACATGTTCCACCCTCTCCAGTAAGCTTTGGTATAAAGACGAATCACTTgactttaaaaaattatatatatgattCTCACTGTTGatgtaagatttttttttttgataggtcGTTCATGTAAGAATTGCGTTGATAAACAAATTGTGTCAATGACCTATGACCCTCGAGGCATACTCTAACCTGTAATATATTGATCGGAGTCGAACCTGTTAGAGAATATAagtttattatattatttaggtTTTAAGAGTAGCATAGTCTTTtagcattttaatatttttctatttatattCATTATGTAGTTTTCTATTGTAACTTGTATTCACGATGTAATCCTATAGCCGTTTTGGTGTTCTCTCTTCTCCCTCTCATTTATTTCTTTGTATTACTATTgttaacatggtatcagagtctatcctagatccatttgttgtttgttgtggagacttcTCATATTTGgggcacccgttgttgttgatcccacgttccaagTTGTttagtcctggacgtgagggggtgtgttagaagtcccacattggctagagatagagcatagatagcctttatatgGGGTAgggcaaacctcaactcttgagctagcttttgtggttgagtatatgcctcccaatttctaatatggtatcagagctggttCCGATCCTTGAAAGTCTCGTGGTGGTTCGATCTGATTTGCTGTGACCGCGGTTGGATTTGTGTGTGGGTTGTTGTTCGGTGGATCTATTGTGGTGTTTTGATCGTTAAACCTAGTTGGAGGAATTGAAATTGAAGGGAAAAGAAATTATCACGAAGCGGCGCACATGAGGAGAAGGAAAACAACAAACACATAGAGAAAGATTTTGGGTTTGACGGTTTGCTAAATTGTGTGTGTGTGGGCCTGCACGTTGcacttaatttttaattaagaatAGTTTACTTTTATTTAAGTGTTGGGTGCAagattgaaatttgaaagatAAAATTGTGGAATTGTGAGTGATCGTAAAAGCAGAGCGTGTGTATATGGTGAAGGTGCAATTGACTATAGTATATATTGATGCTTCCATTTGCTATTTTGGAATTTGTTATGAAGTCTTGGCATTTGAAAGGTTTTGTCTTGGTTGATTCAAAGAAGGTGTTGGCACATGAGACTGTTGCGGTTTTGGAGTTGAGATATATTGGTTCGGTTGAAGTTAAGATTTGGTTTTGCATTAGGTGGTTTGTTGGTGTGTGAATTTTGGTTATTGGTATGattgttcttcttcctcccTTTTGGCATGTCATTGCAAATGGCAGTGATATGATtgaatcttcttcttttttgttttggcCCTCTTTGAGGGATTGCAGTAGTTTGTTTGGCCCCGTTGAGGGATTGCATTGATTAGTTTGGCCCCGTTGAGGGATTGCATTGGTTTGTTCGGCCTTGTTGAAAGATTGTCTTGGTTGGCTCTCCGGTGTGGCGATTGAATCTGAAAAATTTGCAAGAGGTGAACATGATGCTTCCACTTTAGATTTGGTACTTCCGCTTCCAATAAAAGATTGACAAACTCTCGATGCTTCGTTTTGTCGCATCGTGAGTTTGAGGGAGGATGTTAGAGAATATAagtttattatattatttaggtTTTAAGAGTAGCATAGTCTTTTAGCATTTgaatatttttctatttatattCATTATGTAGTTTTCTATTGTAACCTGTATTCACGATGTAATCCTATAGCCGTTTTGGTGTTCTCTCTTCTCCCTCTCATTTATTTCTTTATATTACTATTGTTAACAGAACCCACCCAAACTTTTATTTCATTGAAAAACGTATAAAATAAATTGATTCGTCCAACTATTTCTAGATTTGGATTCATTGAAACATTTTAAGATGCAAGATCCTCCGATAACTTAACCAAATCTATAGGGAAAAAATATTTCATCATGCAATTTGTTGTTACCTATACATTAGAATTTCACAAGATATTAGACGTTGCAGACACTCAGCAACTCAATTTTCTAACAACTACGTAGATCACCTTGATAGAGATGGCCCATTTAAGAGGAGTAAATTAAAGCCCTCCTAGCATCTATTTTTCCTTTATACCTTCCCTAAGTTGAACCATAATGGCCTTCCAAAAGGAGTATTACATTATTAATTTCCGTATTAAAGGGAAAGTTGTCGTTTAAATGCGGAATTATTGGTCAAAGGTTAAAATAAAGGAAGACCAATATACCATAATGGTACCAGCATGCAGTACAGTGCATGATCAAATTAAGTTGGACAACATGAACCATGAATATTTGTCCCCCAACCTGAGCAAGCAATCAAGATAAGTAGGTGTAAATCTGTAGCGCACTTTGCGCCATGAGAAATGGGTTAGGTCCAATTTCTAAAAGTGAGCATACATATGAGcctattctatttttttatccAACGAGCTAGAAAAATTTAACCAACACACCATCCCTTAAGCTCCAAATTCTTAGTCCGAAAAGCCCTACCTACCGACATCAAGGTTGGCAATGGCATCCAATTACTATAATTGTGCAATCACCTTCCTGCAATTGGTATCTTTTCATTATGGGGAATTTTGCATAAGGCAGAGACTATTTGCGCCCCCTTTTTTGCTAAGTCCGCCATCCCCAAACACACGAAAAGACTAAAATACCCTTcagtaatttaaatttaaaaaaaaaaactaccttatCTCTACAAACCCTCCCCCCTCTTTCAACCGTATACCATCTTCCTCTCCCACCCAATTTCAAAAGTTTCAACCCTCACAAAATCAAGTCTCTCAAACCCACAACCAAgtcaagaagaggaagagaaaggaggacaaccagtaagaagaagaagtaagaagaagaagttgaagtagaagaggaagaaggagaccaAGTCAAGAAGGAGTAACCCACAAAATACAACAACAACCCATAACCCACAAGAAGAACAACAATGTAAGTTATttcttacaagttttcgaggcTTAGGTTGTATTTCGTGTTAAATTTCAGTCCCTCGATTTGATTCTGCAATGGGAGGAGGTTTCGTGACTTTCCCGCACTCTAAACCGCGGACAGGTTTTATGGCTACCGCATGTTTAAGTGCGGTACGCCTGTCAAATCTTTTATACCTACCGCATGTTTAAGTGCGGTACGCCTGTCAAATCTTTTATACCTACCGCAAGTTTAAGTGCGGTTAgcctgtcaatttttttttaattctctctGAATTTTCTCTGAatgtttataaattattttttatgttagcAAACTGTTGTTTATGTTAATAAACTGTTGTTCATGTTAATAAATTGTTGTGCATGAGtattaatttttgtatttttaattttcaggcCTCCTAGGAAAACTGCCCGTGTTGTTGTCCTTCTACTGAACCTACTGCTCCACGGGATCGTAGCTCCACTCATGCTTCTAACCGCAAACGGTCAGAAGAGGCTAATAGAGGAAGGGGTAGAGGAAGGGGTCGAGGAAGGGGTAGAGGAAGGGGTAGGAATGCTGAACAAGAGCCTGCTGTACAGGATCAGCAGGATGATGAGATTATGGCTGATCAGCCGGATGATGACACTGAGGCGGAGGAGGAGACTAGTGGTGAGGAGGAGActagtggtgaggaggaggcTGAGGAGGATGTCGGTGCTGACCTCGAGGCGGAGTTTGATGAGGAGTCTGGTGATGAGGACGATGAGAACAGGTTGCCTTGTATAGGGGATTTATCAGGCATGCCGGGATGATATTCCCATACCTCCTAGATCGAGTCATCAGGCAGTTTGGCCGGATCCAGTATGTGCCAGATCCCCCACCATCGTCAGTTACGTGCCGGGAGTGTGATCGTCGATTTGCGCACTGGAATGATCACATTTACCATCTGTCGGAAGAAGCTGCTTTCCCTTTTCAGACCACTGGCGAATACACTCCTTGGTATATCAAGGTCTCACACCCTTACATGGTCCCAGATGAGTACAAAGGCGACCGCTTTGCATTTCTAGAGGTACTGACACTTGTTTTTTCCATGTGGCTTACATTACGATTATGTGTATGCCTATGTGTATATTGACCTTATTTATTGTCatttcagagccagtttgcggAGCTTGCGTTGTACTCTGGCATTGCGGTTGATCCGACGACAGATGGATCGCCCCCGCCGGGTTCACTGATGTGGGATGCGGTGCACAATATGCATACCATCATCGAGGGAGCAGTGCACGGGAGGGGAAGAAAGATTAGGGGACGGGACTCGGGAGCTGGGCCTTCAAATTCTGGGCGTTAGATTTAGGGACCTTTGTACTTTTATTTTGTTGGATAATGATGTTGTTTAATGTTGTTTAATTTCGGGTCTTTTGTTATGTGTTTTGTTGGATAAAGCATCTATGTGTGTTTGTTGGATAATTTCGGATCTTCTGTTATGTTTAGTTGGATAGTGCAACTATGTGTTTGTTGGATAATTTCAGATATTTTGTTATGTGTTGTTGGATAATTTGTTTAGCATCATACATTCATGTTATCACTGGCCCAAATGTTATGGTTAGAAATATAGTGAGATACATTGGTTCTATTAATGGGGAATGGTTATATGAACCAAAATTGGGAATGGTTATATGAACCAAAAGTTTTCTGCCAAAAAATCACCTACCGTAGTTATAAGTGCGGACAGGGTGAAAATATAAACACCTCCGCAGTTATAACCACGGGAAATTGGTTCTATTAATGAGGCTTACAGTACCTCTTACAGATGCGTCATGACCTACCGCAGTTATAAGTGCGGAcaggatgaaaataaaaacacctCCGCAGTTATAACCACGGGAAATTGGTTCTATTAATGAGGCTTACACTACCTCTTACAGATGCTTCATGACCTACCGCAGTTATAAGTGCAGAcaggatgaaaataaaaacacctCCGCAGTTATAACCACGGGAAATTGGTTCTATTAATGAGGCTAACAGTACCTCTTACAGATGCGTCATGACCTACCGCAGTTATAAGTGCGGAcaggatgaaaataaaaacacctCCGCAGTTATAACCACGGGAAATTGGTTCTATTAATGAGGCTTACAGTACCTCTTACAGATGCGTCATGACCTACCGCAGTTATAAGTGCGGACAGGATGAAAATTAATGACAGTTATAACAGAGGCATGCACAGACTGATTTCCTGACAGTTATAACAAtccagaggcatcacaagcttTTTAAGGAGACAGTTATAAAGTTCAAAGTAATCATCCGTTACACGCATATAAATTACAAGCAATTCGTTACAAAACAACTTAATGATCCAACATAATTAATCATCACTAAGGTCAATAATATCATCACTACATCCTCCATTTTTTTGTTTCAGATAAGCCGCGTATTCTTCAATGCGCTCTTTGTAAGGCTCTTCCCATTTTCTTGCATCCGGGTGACAGTTGTATGCCCACAAGTGAGCTGTGGTCGGCATTGGATGGCCTTCACGAAGAGTAACCTACAAGCAaagaagagtataagcataAAAGTATAAGGTTTTACATATACGTATTATGAAGGATAAAGGATAAGGATTTACCCCAACGAAATGATCTTTATTGACAAGCACAATCGGCATGAATTTGTGTTCTTCCACTAGGTCCGCCTTTCCCTTTAACGGATAAAAAGTGTTGCATCCGGTATTAGCAATAGTCAACACTATGAACTTATATGTTGTGGAAATAAGGTAGGCCATATTTGGTATCATCATCCACTTGTCTTCACCTACGGGCTTAGTATCCTTAACTGTTAGAGCTAAACGCATTTGGTTAACCTCGCTGGCTCCAAACATGTTGATGTACATATTAGCATCCGAATCAATCTCCGTCAGAAGTTCCCTACGTATAAGTGGTCAATCGTCTTCTGCAAGACCCTTCAACGATGCAACACATCTATATCCACAGTGGCCATCTCCCTTTACATTTATAAAGTCAACAACGAATGGATGAAACTCATCAGGGATTTGTTTAAGGTAGCGCCGACGTAGGTAACTACTCACAGGCTTCTTATTCTTTGTACACACCATCCGGATCAGAGGACTTTGTACCTTAGAAGCCTTAGAAGCCGTAGAAACCTTAGAAGCCTTAGAAGCCTTAGAAGCCTTCGAAGCCTTTTGAGACCTAACCTTTGGAGAAGGTTCCTGTAATGGTGTCGTGTTGCTATCACGCCATGAGCCCGGATACTCCTTGTCAATAGTCTCCCATCTACAAGGAATGCGCTTTGTAGAGGTCTCACCACATCCCTTGGCAAACTTCTTGGGCTTGTTAGTGGATCTCATTGGCCTACCccttgttttcttctttgttggaGCGCACATAGAAGTCGTTTCTGGATAAGTAATCATTCTAAGGCTCTCAATGATCGACATTCTAACTCCGTGAGAAGACTCCTCGAACTTGGTTCGTAATTTATCAAATTCAGActcaaaactcaaacccaatGTTGGATCCATGTCACGGTCCGAAGAATCCCAAGTCAATTTCCTCCAATGTGGATGAATTGCAAGTAATGGGACAGATTCAAACTTCATGAGCTCACAAGCACATGGTAGTCCATGGGTTCTCCTAAGTACACATTCACAGTATATACCACCAACCCCAATCATGCCAATTTGAGTCTTCTCTTTAACAATAATGTGCAATGCGGCTCTAGATACAAACCCGCGCAAATGCTTATAGAACGGGTCATTCAAAGAATGCTCTGTGACAAATATGCTGAGCTGGAAGGACTCCTTTATCTTGTCATGCTGCATGATAATAAGCTTGTTCATCGCAGTCCACGCAATGACCAAGTCACCCTTACTGTCGGACAATAGTTTCTTCAGCTTTGAGTGTGCCCCCTCAACTCTGCGCATGGTAtaaacatgaaataaaaaaaacagaaaacatttTGCCAAACATTTTACAGTTGAAGTAAAAAAAGTGAAGGATAGCAACAAATTACCTGTTTGTTGTCGTGCACCCCATGTGCATACAAGTATCAATCTCAAACTTCACAAACTTGCTTCTCAAAGGCAACCAGTTAGTCTCAATGTAAGTCCAGAGCTCACCGGTATTCGACATAGCACCCACAGCTTTATCATACTCAACCTCGTTGGCAGCATACATCAACTGATTCCATCTATCAGTAATGTCTTCACGTGTCTCAATGTCTTTCACAAGTTTCTTCATCTCGCCAGTTACACTCTTAAGTACATGAAACTGACATAGAAGACAGCGAGCTGCGGGAAAAACAGTTTCCAATGCTTCCATCAAAACTTGGTCTTTGTCTGTAACAAAGACCTTCGGCAGATTGTCCTCATTAATGATCAAGTCTTTTAATCTATTCACAGCCCAAACAACCTCATCCT
This is a stretch of genomic DNA from Lotus japonicus ecotype B-129 chromosome 1, LjGifu_v1.2. It encodes these proteins:
- the LOC130718127 gene encoding uncharacterized protein LOC130718127; its protein translation is MQNEQKDEVVWAVNRLKDLIINEDNLPKVFVTDKDQVLMEALETVFPAARCLLCQFHVLKSVTGEMKKLVKDIETREDITDRWNQLMYAANEVEYDKAVGAMSNTGELWTYIETNWLPLRSKFVKFEIDTCMHMGCTTTNRVEGAHSKLKKLLSDSKGDLVIAWTAMNKLIIMQHDKIKESFQLSIFVTEHSLNDPFYKHLRGFVSRAALHIIVKEKTQIGMIGVGGIYCECVLRRTHGLPCACELMKFESVPLLAIHPHWRKLTWDSSDRDMDPTLGLSFESEFDKLRTKFEESSHGVRMSIIESLRMITYPETTSMCAPTKKKTRGRPMRSTNKPKKFAKGCGETSTKRIPCRWETIDKEYPGSWRDSNTTPLQEPSPKVRSQKASKASKASKASKVSTASKASKVQSPLIRMVCTKNKKPVSSYLRRRYLKQIPDEFHPFVVDFINVKGDGHCGYRCVASLKGLAEDD
- the LOC130732400 gene encoding uncharacterized protein LOC130732400, yielding MYINMFGASEVNQMRLALTVKDTKPVGEDKWMMIPNMAYLISTTYKFIVLTIANTGCNTFYPLKGKADLVEEHKFMPIVLVNKDHFVGVTLREGHPMPTTAHLWAYNCHPDARKWEEPYKERIEEYAAYLKQKNGGCSDDIIDLSDD